Proteins encoded by one window of Streptococcus suis S735:
- the ftsZ gene encoding cell division protein FtsZ, translating into MAFSFEAAASHGAVIKVIGVGGGGGNAINRMIEEGVAGVEFIAANTDVQALSSSKAETVIQLGPKLTRGLGAGGQPEVGRKAAEESEEALTNVLTGADMVFITAGMGGGSGTGAAPVIARIAKNLGALTVAVVTRPFGFEGNKRGNFAIEGIEGLREQVDTLLIISNNNLLEIVDKKTPLLEALSEADNVLRQGVQGITDLITNPGLINLDFADVKTVMENKGNALMGIGIGTGEDRVIEAARKAIYSPLLETTIDGAEDVIVNVTGGYDMTLTEAEDASEIVNQAAGQGVNIWLGTSIDETMKDEIRVTVVATGVRQDTADKPARHRTEAVSPRPSHRFDHSVASAPTRGAAQQTEAPKASAFGEWDLRRENLIRPTDTEPTSTVSVEKFTMDQDEDELDTPPFFRNR; encoded by the coding sequence ATGGCATTTTCATTTGAAGCAGCAGCTAGTCATGGTGCTGTCATTAAAGTAATCGGTGTCGGCGGTGGTGGCGGGAACGCAATCAACCGTATGATTGAAGAAGGTGTTGCTGGGGTTGAGTTTATTGCAGCAAACACAGATGTACAAGCGCTAAGTAGCTCTAAAGCTGAAACAGTTATCCAACTAGGTCCTAAATTGACTCGTGGTTTGGGTGCTGGAGGTCAACCTGAGGTTGGTCGTAAAGCTGCTGAGGAAAGCGAAGAAGCATTGACTAATGTATTAACTGGTGCAGATATGGTCTTCATCACTGCTGGTATGGGCGGTGGCTCAGGGACTGGTGCGGCTCCTGTTATTGCACGTATTGCTAAAAACTTGGGTGCGTTGACTGTCGCAGTTGTGACTCGTCCGTTTGGTTTTGAAGGAAATAAACGTGGAAACTTTGCGATTGAGGGAATTGAAGGTCTTCGCGAACAAGTAGATACACTTTTAATTATTTCAAACAACAACCTTCTTGAAATTGTTGATAAGAAAACACCGCTTTTAGAAGCACTAAGCGAAGCTGATAATGTTCTTCGTCAAGGTGTTCAAGGAATTACAGACTTGATTACAAATCCTGGTTTGATTAACTTGGACTTTGCAGATGTGAAGACAGTTATGGAAAACAAAGGAAACGCCTTGATGGGTATCGGTATCGGTACTGGTGAGGACCGAGTGATTGAGGCGGCTCGTAAAGCGATTTATTCTCCTCTTCTTGAAACAACAATTGATGGTGCAGAGGATGTCATTGTCAATGTTACAGGTGGCTATGACATGACTCTGACAGAAGCAGAAGATGCTTCAGAAATCGTTAATCAGGCTGCGGGTCAAGGTGTTAACATTTGGTTGGGTACATCTATTGATGAAACAATGAAAGATGAGATTCGTGTGACCGTTGTGGCTACGGGCGTTCGTCAAGATACTGCTGATAAACCAGCCCGCCATCGTACGGAAGCTGTTTCACCACGCCCTTCTCACCGCTTTGATCATTCAGTAGCATCAGCACCAACTCGTGGAGCTGCACAACAAACTGAAGCGCCGAAAGCTTCTGCCTTCGGAGAGTGGGATTTGCGTCGTGAAAACTTGATTCGTCCAACTGACACAGAACCAACATCCACTGTTTCAGTCGAAAAATTTACAATGGATCAAGATGAGGATGAATTGGATACACCACCATTCTTCCGTAATCGCTAA
- a CDS encoding YggS family pyridoxal phosphate-dependent enzyme: MNFQKNKDAIFSAVAKAAEKAGRPSESVKVIAVTKYVDSSIANQLVNTGITHIGENRVDQFLEKYNALADKQLTWHLIGTLQRRKVKDIIPFVDYFHALDSVKLAQEIDKRATKIVKCFLQVNVSGEESKHGFAVSEIDAALAEISLLENIELVGLMTMAPIDATDDELDEIFSKMQEIQEELATRNLPRMPFTELSMGMSGDFERAIAHGATYVRIGSAFFE, encoded by the coding sequence ATGAATTTTCAAAAGAATAAGGATGCTATCTTTTCAGCAGTTGCAAAAGCTGCTGAGAAGGCAGGTCGTCCAAGTGAATCAGTAAAGGTAATAGCTGTCACCAAATATGTTGACAGCTCTATTGCTAATCAGCTAGTGAATACTGGAATTACTCATATTGGAGAAAATCGAGTCGATCAGTTCTTAGAAAAGTATAATGCCCTAGCAGACAAACAATTGACATGGCATTTGATAGGGACTTTACAGAGAAGAAAGGTCAAGGACATTATTCCATTTGTTGATTATTTCCACGCCCTAGACTCTGTCAAACTAGCTCAGGAAATAGATAAACGTGCGACTAAAATAGTCAAGTGTTTCCTCCAAGTCAACGTTTCCGGTGAGGAGAGTAAGCATGGCTTTGCAGTATCTGAGATTGATGCGGCACTTGCTGAAATTAGTTTATTGGAGAACATTGAACTTGTTGGATTGATGACGATGGCACCGATTGATGCTACAGATGATGAATTAGACGAGATCTTTTCTAAAATGCAGGAAATCCAAGAAGAACTAGCTACAAGGAACTTACCACGTATGCCCTTTACAGAGTTAAGTATGGGAATGAGTGGGGACTTTGAACGCGCCATTGCTCACGGAGCTACATATGTGAGAATTGGCTCAGCATTCTTTGAATAA
- a CDS encoding cell division protein SepF gives MALKDTFKNLFNYFEVDEVNEVEEQADAYSMPNDRPKMRVANTTVAPVREQQPKVETRREARSESQLQRLHERQQELMTNNNEKEIVKTTIDIKFPKRYEDAPEMVNLLLDNASILIDFQYMSEQQARRCLDYLDGARSVLSGNLKKVSNTMWLLTPVNVTVNIEELRNAGTTTGVADSNFEFDIKR, from the coding sequence ATGGCATTAAAAGATACATTTAAGAACTTATTTAATTACTTTGAAGTTGACGAAGTCAATGAAGTTGAAGAACAGGCAGATGCCTATTCAATGCCTAATGATCGTCCTAAAATGCGTGTTGCCAATACTACAGTTGCACCTGTGCGCGAACAGCAGCCAAAAGTAGAGACGCGTCGGGAAGCACGTTCAGAAAGTCAACTTCAACGCCTACATGAAAGGCAGCAAGAATTGATGACTAATAATAACGAAAAAGAGATTGTCAAAACTACAATTGATATTAAGTTTCCAAAACGTTATGAAGATGCACCAGAGATGGTAAATCTTTTATTAGACAATGCGAGTATTCTCATTGATTTTCAATATATGTCGGAGCAACAAGCAAGACGTTGCCTAGACTACTTGGATGGTGCTCGTTCAGTATTATCTGGAAATTTGAAAAAGGTCTCAAATACCATGTGGCTGTTAACTCCAGTAAATGTCACAGTCAATATTGAAGAATTGCGCAATGCTGGTACAACTACTGGTGTGGCTGATTCAAATTTTGAATTTGATATAAAACGGTAA
- a CDS encoding YggT family protein, with protein sequence MQILIFLLLKIVEIYSYLLLAYALLSWFPSLYTSSIGRLIQWLVAPILKPFRRLNLQFMGLDWTVMAAMIALNMGTRFLVQLLLLLA encoded by the coding sequence ATGCAAATTTTGATTTTTTTACTATTAAAAATTGTAGAAATTTATTCTTATCTCTTATTGGCATACGCTTTGCTAAGTTGGTTTCCTAGCCTATACACAAGCTCGATTGGTCGTTTGATTCAATGGCTGGTAGCACCGATTTTAAAACCCTTTAGGCGGTTAAATCTGCAGTTTATGGGGTTGGATTGGACCGTAATGGCAGCCATGATTGCGCTTAATATGGGAACACGCTTCTTGGTTCAATTATTGCTCCTGTTAGCATAG
- a CDS encoding RNA-binding protein, with translation MKNDKNLLQHFSREEREFVEKIMDMCQQVEDTYSYRLTHFLHPRQDEIVCKIANYYQLQTFSSRDLVSTEHSRVIIAPTYYELDIKDFELTALHLSYARKFHTLSHSQVLGTFLNQLGIKREYLGDILIDDERLIVFIDQKFGQIALQSITKVARVPVKGKEEEWTTVRLPIGQEWRSKDVLVSSMRLDKLISVAFNLSRATANKLIEAGHVKLDYVLTEQTSKLVEIGQLISVRRYGRVRLNEFLGFSKQGKIKLKLDIVKT, from the coding sequence ATGAAAAATGACAAAAACTTATTGCAACATTTTTCTAGGGAAGAAAGAGAGTTTGTAGAGAAAATAATGGATATGTGTCAGCAAGTTGAAGATACGTATTCATACAGATTAACTCACTTTTTACATCCTAGACAAGATGAAATTGTATGCAAAATTGCTAACTACTACCAGTTACAAACGTTTTCTAGTCGTGACCTTGTTTCGACAGAACATTCGCGGGTTATTATTGCCCCGACTTATTATGAGTTGGACATCAAGGACTTTGAGTTAACCGCTCTTCATTTGTCCTATGCTAGAAAATTTCACACCTTATCCCATTCACAAGTTCTTGGAACTTTTCTCAATCAACTAGGGATTAAAAGGGAGTATTTGGGTGATATTTTGATTGATGATGAACGATTGATTGTCTTTATCGATCAGAAATTTGGGCAGATTGCCTTACAATCTATCACTAAAGTTGCTCGTGTCCCTGTTAAGGGAAAGGAAGAAGAATGGACGACTGTTCGACTACCGATTGGACAGGAATGGCGTTCAAAGGATGTGTTGGTTTCTAGTATGAGATTGGATAAATTGATTTCGGTCGCATTTAATCTTTCAAGGGCAACTGCAAACAAGTTGATTGAGGCTGGACATGTGAAGTTGGATTATGTTCTGACAGAACAAACCAGTAAATTAGTTGAAATAGGGCAATTAATTAGTGTTAGGAGATATGGTAGAGTTCGCCTAAATGAATTTTTAGGTTTTTCTAAGCAAGGGAAGATAAAATTAAAGTTAGACATTGTTAAAACTTAG
- a CDS encoding DivIVA domain-containing protein: MALTALELKDKTFATKFRGYDADEVDDFLDIVTRDYEDLIRKNHDQELELKNLRERLAYFDEMKESLSKSVLLAQDTAEKVKVAAEDQAANIIKQADYDAATLLHEAKDKANEILRNATDNAKKVVIETEELKNQTRIFHQRLKSTVESQLSLVNSSEWEEILRPTASYIQTSDEAFRDVLHKALDEELPVEEESLDYTRQLTPEEIAELTRQAAAFESGESVVLSIEE; encoded by the coding sequence ATGGCACTTACAGCATTAGAATTAAAAGATAAAACCTTTGCTACAAAATTTAGAGGATACGACGCAGATGAAGTTGATGACTTTTTGGACATTGTAACACGTGATTATGAGGATTTAATTCGTAAAAATCATGACCAAGAGTTAGAATTGAAAAATTTGCGAGAACGTTTGGCTTATTTTGATGAGATGAAAGAATCATTGAGTAAATCAGTTCTTTTAGCTCAAGATACAGCTGAGAAAGTAAAGGTTGCGGCTGAAGATCAAGCGGCAAATATTATTAAACAAGCTGACTATGATGCGGCAACATTGTTACATGAAGCTAAAGATAAGGCAAATGAAATTCTTCGTAATGCGACTGACAACGCGAAAAAAGTTGTCATTGAAACTGAAGAATTAAAAAACCAGACACGTATTTTCCATCAGCGTCTAAAATCAACAGTAGAAAGCCAATTATCACTGGTTAATTCATCTGAATGGGAGGAAATCCTCCGCCCAACAGCAAGTTACATTCAAACAAGTGACGAAGCCTTTCGTGATGTTCTTCATAAGGCTTTGGATGAAGAATTACCTGTTGAAGAAGAAAGTTTGGATTATACACGTCAATTGACACCAGAAGAGATTGCAGAATTAACTCGTCAGGCAGCAGCTTTTGAGAGTGGAGAATCTGTAGTACTTTCAATAGAAGAATAA
- a CDS encoding GNAT family N-acetyltransferase, translating into MIRLELVNKDNFEVVLQVQLASEDQRRVASVEYSLAQAWLYKDSGMILPYAVVSGRKVVGFAMLSIEPKDNSYYLWRLLIDKDFQNRGCGKEAIQQIIGKAKADPLCHKISINYVIGNHKMRYILEKIGFQSVGLEGQEMKMELIIK; encoded by the coding sequence ATGATACGATTAGAATTAGTAAACAAGGATAACTTTGAAGTAGTGTTACAAGTTCAACTTGCATCTGAGGACCAACGCCGAGTGGCATCGGTTGAATATTCTTTAGCCCAAGCTTGGTTATATAAAGATTCGGGGATGATTCTACCATATGCTGTGGTATCTGGCAGAAAAGTTGTTGGTTTTGCAATGTTATCTATTGAACCCAAAGATAATAGTTATTATTTATGGCGCTTGTTGATTGATAAGGATTTTCAAAATCGTGGATGCGGAAAAGAAGCCATCCAGCAAATAATTGGAAAGGCGAAGGCGGATCCGCTTTGTCATAAAATTTCGATAAATTATGTCATTGGCAATCATAAAATGCGGTACATTTTAGAAAAAATTGGTTTTCAATCCGTTGGTTTAGAAGGCCAAGAAATGAAAATGGAATTAATTATAAAATAA
- the ileS gene encoding isoleucine--tRNA ligase, producing the protein MKLKETLNLGKTAFPMRAGLPTREPEWQKAWDEANLYARRQELNEGKPAFHLHDGPPYANGNIHVGHALNKISKDIIVRSKSMSGFRAPFVPGWDTHGLPIEQVLAKQGVKRKEMDLVEYLEMCRDYAFSQVDKQRDDFKRLGVSADWENPYITLTKDYEAAQIRVFGAMADKGYIYRGAKPVYWSWSSESALAEAEIEYHDIDSTSLYYANKVKDGKGLLDTDSYIVVWTTTPFTVTASRGLTMGADIDYVLVQPAGSDRKYVLAEALVDSLAAKFGWESFEVISKHKGAEFEYIVTEHPWDREVDELVILGDHVTTDSGTGIVHTAPGFGEDDYNVGVKYDLEVAVTVNERGLMNEAAGPDFEGQFYDKVVPTVKEKLGDLLLASEVINHSYPFDWRTKKPIIWRAVPQWFASVSKFRQEILDQIEATTFNPSWGKTRLYNMIRDRGDWVISRQRAWGVPLPIFYAEDGTAIMTKEVTDHVAALFEEHGSIIWWKSDAKDLLPAGFTHPGSPNGEFTKETDIMDVWFDSGSSWNGVMNARENLAYPADLYLEGSDQYRGWFNSSLITSVAVNGHAPYKAILSQGFVLDGNGMKMSKSLGNTILPSDVEKQFGAEILRLWVTSVDTSNDVRVSMDILGQVSETYRKIRNTLRFLIANTSDFNPASDAVAYEELRSVDQYLLVKFNKLVVQIREAYDNYDFMGIYKSVVNFVTLDLSAFYLDFAKDVVYIDGAKSLSRRQMQTVFYDILVKITKLLTPILPHTAEEIWSYLEHEAEEFVQLAEMPEVETFANEAQLLADWENFMVFRTQAQKALEEARNAKVIGKSLEAHLTAYVSAETKSFLESLNADLAQLLIVSNLTVTTETAPSTALVVDEVAFAVERAAGEVCDRCRCIDTSVAERSYGATICDHCASVVEENFAEAVAQGFEA; encoded by the coding sequence ATGAAACTAAAAGAAACACTCAATTTAGGTAAGACAGCATTTCCTATGCGTGCAGGCTTACCAACACGTGAGCCAGAATGGCAAAAGGCCTGGGATGAAGCAAACTTGTATGCTCGTCGCCAAGAACTCAATGAAGGCAAACCAGCCTTCCACCTCCACGATGGCCCTCCATATGCTAACGGAAATATCCACGTTGGACATGCTTTAAACAAGATTTCTAAAGATATTATCGTTCGCTCTAAGTCAATGTCTGGTTTCCGTGCTCCATTTGTACCGGGTTGGGATACACACGGCCTTCCTATTGAGCAAGTCTTGGCAAAACAAGGTGTCAAACGCAAGGAAATGGACTTGGTTGAATACCTTGAAATGTGTCGTGACTACGCTTTTAGCCAGGTTGACAAGCAACGTGATGATTTTAAACGCTTGGGTGTTTCTGCAGACTGGGAAAATCCATATATCACTTTGACAAAAGACTACGAAGCAGCTCAGATCCGTGTCTTCGGTGCTATGGCAGACAAGGGCTATATCTACCGCGGTGCTAAGCCTGTCTACTGGTCATGGTCATCTGAATCTGCCCTTGCAGAAGCTGAAATCGAATACCATGACATTGACTCAACATCTCTGTATTATGCCAATAAGGTCAAAGATGGCAAGGGGCTCTTGGATACAGACAGCTACATCGTTGTCTGGACAACCACTCCATTTACAGTAACGGCTTCTCGCGGTTTGACAATGGGAGCAGACATTGACTATGTCTTGGTTCAACCTGCTGGCTCTGACCGTAAGTATGTCTTGGCAGAAGCCTTGGTTGATAGCTTGGCAGCCAAATTCGGTTGGGAATCCTTCGAAGTGATTTCAAAACACAAGGGTGCTGAATTTGAATATATCGTGACCGAACACCCATGGGATAGAGAAGTGGATGAATTGGTCATCTTGGGTGACCATGTTACAACGGACTCAGGTACTGGTATCGTCCATACGGCTCCAGGCTTTGGTGAGGATGACTACAATGTCGGTGTCAAATATGACTTGGAGGTTGCGGTAACTGTCAACGAACGTGGCTTGATGAATGAAGCTGCGGGTCCTGATTTTGAAGGGCAATTCTATGACAAGGTTGTGCCAACGGTTAAGGAAAAATTGGGTGACTTGCTTCTTGCTAGTGAAGTGATCAATCACTCCTACCCATTTGACTGGAGAACCAAGAAGCCAATCATCTGGCGTGCAGTGCCACAGTGGTTTGCCTCTGTTTCTAAATTCCGTCAGGAAATCTTGGACCAAATCGAAGCAACAACTTTCAATCCATCTTGGGGTAAAACGCGTCTTTACAACATGATCCGTGACCGTGGTGACTGGGTTATCTCTCGTCAGCGTGCTTGGGGTGTGCCGCTTCCAATCTTCTATGCTGAAGATGGCACAGCTATTATGACCAAGGAAGTAACAGACCATGTAGCAGCTCTCTTTGAGGAACATGGTTCTATCATCTGGTGGAAATCTGATGCAAAAGATCTTTTACCAGCTGGTTTCACTCACCCAGGTTCACCAAATGGCGAATTTACCAAAGAAACAGACATCATGGACGTATGGTTTGACTCTGGTTCATCTTGGAATGGTGTCATGAATGCCCGTGAAAACCTTGCCTACCCAGCTGATCTCTACCTTGAAGGTTCAGACCAATACCGTGGTTGGTTTAACTCATCCTTGATTACCTCTGTTGCTGTAAATGGTCATGCGCCATATAAAGCTATCTTGTCACAAGGTTTTGTCCTTGATGGTAATGGGATGAAGATGTCTAAATCTCTAGGCAATACCATTCTACCAAGTGATGTTGAGAAACAATTTGGTGCAGAAATCTTACGTCTGTGGGTGACATCCGTTGATACTTCAAACGATGTCCGTGTGTCTATGGATATTCTTGGACAGGTTTCTGAAACCTACCGTAAAATCCGTAATACCCTTCGCTTCTTGATTGCCAACACTTCGGATTTCAATCCTGCAAGTGATGCGGTGGCATACGAAGAGCTTCGTTCTGTTGACCAGTATCTCTTGGTGAAATTCAATAAATTGGTAGTTCAAATCCGTGAAGCCTACGACAATTATGATTTCATGGGCATCTACAAATCTGTAGTAAACTTTGTAACCCTTGATTTGTCAGCCTTCTACCTCGATTTTGCCAAAGATGTCGTCTACATTGATGGTGCTAAATCACTTTCTCGTCGTCAGATGCAAACTGTCTTCTATGACATCTTGGTGAAAATTACCAAGCTCTTGACGCCAATCTTACCACATACGGCAGAAGAAATCTGGTCTTACTTGGAACACGAAGCAGAAGAATTTGTTCAGTTGGCGGAAATGCCAGAGGTGGAAACCTTTGCTAATGAAGCGCAGCTTTTAGCTGATTGGGAAAACTTTATGGTCTTCCGTACTCAGGCACAAAAAGCCTTGGAAGAAGCACGCAATGCCAAAGTGATTGGTAAGTCACTTGAAGCTCATTTGACTGCCTATGTCTCAGCTGAAACCAAGTCCTTCTTGGAGAGCTTGAATGCAGACCTTGCTCAGTTGCTCATCGTTTCAAACTTGACAGTAACAACTGAAACTGCCCCATCAACAGCGCTTGTGGTTGATGAAGTTGCCTTTGCTGTAGAACGTGCAGCCGGTGAAGTATGTGACCGTTGCCGCTGTATTGATACTAGTGTTGCAGAGCGCAGCTATGGCGCAACAATCTGTGACCACTGTGCAAGCGTAGTGGAAGAAAACTTTGCTGAAGCAGTAGCTCAAGGTTTTGAAGCCTAA
- a CDS encoding DUF1797 family protein — translation MESHLVRIINRLEAMANDGGTLKRNFERDGIVVAEVAYSYDEENGSVFTLRDVAARETYAFDSIDLIAMEIYELLY, via the coding sequence ATGGAATCACATTTGGTGAGAATTATCAATCGTCTGGAGGCTATGGCTAATGACGGCGGTACGTTGAAACGTAATTTCGAACGTGATGGTATTGTTGTTGCAGAAGTGGCTTATAGCTATGACGAGGAAAATGGTTCAGTATTTACCTTGCGTGATGTTGCTGCTCGTGAAACGTACGCGTTTGACAGCATCGACTTGATTGCAATGGAAATCTATGAGCTATTGTACTAA
- a CDS encoding amino acid ABC transporter permease produces MNFSFLPEYWAYFNYGAIVTLIIAFFSVFFGSILGVLLAFAQRSKYKVLAWTANIYVWIFRGTPMIVQIMIAFAMTHFVAPTFQLGILTVDLTRLIPGIIVISMNSGAYVSETVRAGINAVPKGQLEAAYSLGIRPKQAMRYVIMPQAIKNILPALGNEFVTIVKDSSLLSTIGVMELWNGAQTVQSTSYIPLTPLVFAASYYLIMTTVLTVIIQSFEKKLNKGGQFHV; encoded by the coding sequence ATGAATTTTTCTTTTTTGCCTGAGTATTGGGCTTATTTTAATTATGGGGCAATTGTTACCCTCATTATTGCATTTTTCTCAGTATTTTTTGGTAGTATTTTAGGTGTGTTGCTTGCCTTTGCTCAGCGTAGTAAGTATAAAGTTTTAGCTTGGACTGCCAATATCTATGTCTGGATTTTCCGTGGGACACCGATGATTGTCCAGATTATGATTGCTTTTGCGATGACACATTTTGTAGCACCAACTTTTCAGCTAGGAATTTTGACGGTTGATTTGACGCGCTTGATTCCAGGTATCATTGTTATTTCGATGAACTCGGGTGCCTATGTATCTGAAACTGTTCGTGCAGGTATTAATGCTGTACCAAAAGGACAGCTGGAAGCAGCTTATTCGCTTGGTATTAGACCAAAGCAGGCGATGCGTTACGTTATCATGCCACAGGCTATCAAGAATATTCTTCCAGCCTTGGGAAATGAATTTGTGACTATTGTTAAGGATAGTTCACTTTTGTCAACCATCGGTGTGATGGAATTATGGAACGGTGCTCAGACAGTTCAATCCACTTCTTATATTCCTTTAACACCACTTGTATTTGCAGCGAGCTATTATCTAATTATGACAACGGTGCTAACAGTGATTATTCAGTCGTTTGAGAAAAAGTTGAACAAGGGAGGGCAGTTCCATGTCTAA
- a CDS encoding amino acid ABC transporter ATP-binding protein — MSNAIISIKDLHKYFGKNEVLKGIDLDIQQGQVVVIIGPSGSGKSTFLRTMNLLEVPTKGTVTFEGVDITDKSNDIFKMREKMGMVFQQFNLFPNMTVLDNITLSPIKTKGIAKDEAEKKAKELLEKVGLPDKANAYPQSLSGGQQQRIAIARGLAMDPDVLLFDEPTSALDPEMVGEVLAVMQDLAKSGMTMVIVTHEMGFAREVADRVIFMDGGVIVEDGTPEEVFEHTKEERTKDFLSKVL; from the coding sequence ATGTCTAATGCGATTATTTCTATCAAGGATTTACATAAGTACTTCGGAAAGAATGAGGTTCTAAAAGGAATTGATTTAGATATTCAACAAGGTCAGGTGGTCGTTATTATCGGTCCATCAGGGTCAGGGAAATCGACTTTCTTACGTACAATGAACCTCTTAGAAGTGCCAACCAAGGGAACTGTTACATTTGAAGGTGTTGATATTACTGACAAGTCAAATGATATTTTCAAGATGCGTGAAAAGATGGGAATGGTTTTTCAACAGTTCAATCTTTTTCCGAATATGACGGTATTAGATAACATTACTTTATCACCTATTAAGACAAAGGGAATTGCAAAGGATGAGGCTGAGAAGAAGGCTAAGGAATTACTTGAAAAGGTAGGATTGCCAGATAAGGCAAATGCCTATCCACAAAGTCTTTCAGGTGGTCAGCAACAACGGATCGCTATTGCACGTGGTCTGGCCATGGACCCAGATGTCCTACTTTTTGATGAACCGACCTCTGCACTAGACCCTGAAATGGTTGGTGAAGTTCTTGCTGTAATGCAGGATTTGGCCAAGTCAGGGATGACCATGGTTATCGTGACTCATGAGATGGGATTTGCGCGTGAGGTAGCTGACAGGGTTATCTTTATGGATGGCGGTGTCATCGTGGAGGATGGAACGCCTGAAGAAGTCTTTGAACATACCAAGGAAGAACGGACCAAGGATTTCTTGTCTAAGGTCTTGTAA
- a CDS encoding bifunctional methylenetetrahydrofolate dehydrogenase/methenyltetrahydrofolate cyclohydrolase: MTVIDGKALGVKLQAALAEKTARLKEEKGLVPGLVVILVGENPASQVYVRNKERSALAAGFKSEVVRVPDTISESDLLDLIERYNQDDEWHGILVQLPLPAHISEEKVLLAIDPDKDVDGFHPTNMGKFWSGHPVMIPSTPAGIMEMFKEYQIELEGKSALVIGRSNIVGKPMAQLLLDADATVTIAHSRTKNLPDLARQADILVVAIGRGHFVTKEFVKLGAVVIDVGMNRDENGKLIGDVKYDEVSEVASYITPVPGGVGPMTITMLMEQTYEACVRSAK; encoded by the coding sequence ATGACAGTCATTGATGGGAAAGCACTAGGTGTAAAATTGCAGGCTGCTTTGGCGGAGAAAACTGCTCGATTAAAAGAAGAAAAGGGGTTGGTACCAGGTCTTGTAGTTATTTTAGTTGGCGAAAATCCTGCTAGTCAGGTTTATGTACGGAATAAGGAGCGGTCAGCTCTAGCTGCTGGATTCAAGAGTGAGGTTGTTCGCGTTCCAGATACGATTTCTGAGTCAGACTTGTTGGATTTGATTGAGCGCTATAATCAGGATGATGAATGGCATGGTATTTTGGTGCAATTGCCCTTACCAGCCCACATCAGCGAGGAGAAGGTCTTGTTGGCCATTGACCCAGATAAGGATGTGGATGGTTTTCATCCGACTAACATGGGGAAATTCTGGTCAGGTCATCCTGTTATGATTCCATCTACCCCAGCAGGAATTATGGAAATGTTCAAAGAATATCAGATTGAGCTGGAAGGGAAGTCTGCTTTAGTTATTGGTCGTTCTAATATTGTTGGTAAACCGATGGCACAGCTGTTATTGGATGCCGATGCTACTGTAACGATTGCGCATTCTCGCACCAAAAACTTGCCAGATCTTGCTCGTCAGGCCGATATTCTTGTTGTTGCCATTGGTCGTGGTCATTTTGTGACCAAGGAATTTGTTAAGCTAGGTGCCGTGGTGATTGATGTTGGTATGAATCGTGATGAAAATGGCAAGCTAATCGGTGATGTCAAATACGATGAGGTATCAGAAGTGGCAAGTTATATTACCCCGGTTCCAGGTGGTGTTGGTCCGATGACTATTACCATGTTGATGGAACAGACCTATGAAGCTTGTGTCAGAAGTGCAAAATAA
- the lepB gene encoding signal peptidase I: MATNKNKDYVTISDLPSISIMSEELDKIRYKERYLETLKNTIFTLVTVVALAVLIAMLWLPVLHIYGSSMSPTLKAGDMVATVKTNTLSTGDMVAFYYNNKVLVKRVVATSGQWVNIDEQGNVYANGKTLDEPYVKDKAYGQTDIKLPYQVPEGQYFVMGDHRSVSIDSRNTAIGSIGEEQLVGKLTFRIWPFHKMGVIK; encoded by the coding sequence ATGGCGACTAATAAAAATAAGGATTATGTTACCATATCAGATTTACCCAGTATATCAATAATGTCAGAGGAGCTGGATAAAATACGATATAAAGAGCGGTATTTAGAGACATTAAAAAATACTATTTTCACGCTTGTTACTGTCGTTGCACTTGCAGTATTAATAGCCATGTTATGGTTGCCAGTTCTACATATTTATGGAAGTTCCATGTCTCCTACTCTGAAAGCAGGTGATATGGTAGCAACTGTGAAGACAAATACACTTTCAACTGGAGATATGGTTGCATTCTACTACAATAATAAGGTTTTGGTAAAAAGAGTAGTAGCAACTTCTGGTCAGTGGGTAAATATAGATGAGCAGGGGAATGTTTATGCAAATGGAAAAACATTAGACGAACCCTATGTTAAAGATAAGGCCTATGGTCAAACTGATATTAAACTACCGTACCAGGTTCCAGAAGGTCAATATTTTGTAATGGGAGATCATCGCAGTGTATCTATTGATTCTAGAAATACAGCTATTGGGTCGATTGGTGAGGAGCAACTGGTTGGAAAGTTAACCTTTCGGATATGGCCATTTCATAAAATGGGAGTAATCAAATAA